In Candidatus Methanoperedens sp., one DNA window encodes the following:
- a CDS encoding DUF5711 family protein: MAISSDGTRIAAGSEREVLLFSDKGAHLWSYLAESRMLCISISSNSSYVVVGSQDNNIYLFNKKGEILWKYKTGDMVNSVTISSDSSYIVAGSKDRSIYFFNKNGELLWKYKIGGNVHSVSVSSDGSYIVAGSQKGIYFFKFDIERARKLKT; the protein is encoded by the coding sequence ATGGCCATCTCTTCAGATGGCACCCGCATAGCAGCAGGTTCTGAAAGGGAAGTTCTTTTATTCAGTGATAAAGGTGCACATTTGTGGAGCTATCTTGCAGAAAGCCGGATGCTATGTATTTCTATCTCCTCTAATAGTTCATATGTAGTAGTTGGGTCACAGGATAATAACATATATCTATTTAATAAAAAAGGAGAAATTCTATGGAAATACAAAACAGGTGACATGGTTAATAGTGTCACAATTTCATCTGATAGCTCATATATAGTAGCCGGATCTAAAGACAGAAGCATTTATTTTTTTAATAAAAATGGAGAGCTTCTATGGAAATACAAAATAGGTGGGAACGTTCATAGCGTTTCAGTTTCGTCAGATGGTTCATATATAGTAGCAGGGTCCCAAAAAGGGATTTACTTTTTCAAATTCGACATAGAGAGAGCCAGGAAATTAAAGACTTAG
- a CDS encoding class I SAM-dependent methyltransferase encodes MTEFNKSKWAKAEFSQEYIENSDIYIVERRRLLEILRSFYNHFINNKPKINILDLGCGDGIITHELLKVNNSISTTLIDGSEDMLNKARKRLNGFNHTHFIKASFQEIIDKNLVQGNFDFIVSSLAIHHLTMDEKKAIFRSIYSHLDTDGYFLNIDAVLAPAKALERWYLLLWKEWIDERKTFLKIEGNYFEEIIQRYKDLVENKPDTLDAQIGALKFIGFKDVDCFYKYGIFTMYGGKK; translated from the coding sequence GTGACAGAATTCAATAAATCTAAGTGGGCAAAAGCTGAGTTTTCTCAAGAATACATAGAAAATTCGGATATCTATATCGTAGAGCGGAGGAGGTTGCTTGAGATTCTGAGATCTTTTTACAACCATTTCATTAACAACAAACCAAAAATTAACATTCTTGATCTTGGATGTGGAGACGGGATTATTACTCATGAGCTTTTGAAAGTTAATAACTCGATATCAACCACTCTGATAGATGGTTCGGAGGATATGCTCAATAAAGCTAGAAAGCGTCTAAATGGTTTTAATCATACTCATTTTATTAAAGCAAGTTTTCAAGAGATTATTGATAAAAACCTTGTGCAAGGGAATTTTGATTTTATAGTTTCTTCACTCGCAATACATCATTTAACAATGGATGAGAAAAAAGCAATATTCAGGAGTATCTATTCCCATTTGGATACCGATGGGTACTTTCTAAACATTGATGCAGTCCTTGCTCCAGCAAAAGCCCTTGAGCGATGGTATCTCTTGCTTTGGAAAGAATGGATTGATGAAAGAAAAACCTTCTTAAAAATAGAAGGTAATTATTTTGAGGAGATCATCCAAAGATATAAAGACCTTGTGGAAAACAAACCTGATACTTTGGATGCTCAGATTGGCGCTTTAAAATTTATCGGCTTCAAAGATGTGGATTGCTTCTATAAATATGGAATATTTACAATGTATGGTGGCAAAAAATAG
- a CDS encoding YncE family protein, whose product MKYLVRLLAVLAILLLAGSAGAAPFAYITNLGGHSVSVIDIATNTVTATMTVGPSPYGVAVNPAGTKVYVTNENDHNVSVIDTATNTVTATVNVGSTPWGVAVNPAGTKVYVANYNSNSVSVIDTGTNTVTATVPVGSGPYGVAVNPAGTKVYVANYNSNSVSVIDTGTNTVTATVPVGSGPYGVAVNPAGTKVYVTNNNNNSVSVIDIGTNTVTATVNVGSYPSGVAVNPAGTKVYVTNEFSNNVSVIDTATNAVTATVKVGSYPVGVAVNPAGTKVYVANYFNNNVSVIDTATNTVTASVNVGGQPIAFGQFIGPEAGSTVGYSATVVGGQNTYVQASNGNFGTILAGQSKIINNSVTLNNTGDATATVDARLSDNAGGVYGLVSGSNVLGGSNFSLAITNTGNWTSLNDAGTNARVATAPGFGALTILNARLFVPQMQPGGAYSGTVILTFGN is encoded by the coding sequence ATGAAATATTTAGTCCGGTTGCTAGCAGTACTGGCAATCTTATTGTTGGCAGGAAGCGCAGGCGCGGCGCCGTTTGCATATATCACGAACCTTGGCGGCCACAGTGTCTCTGTGATTGACATAGCAACGAACACTGTTACAGCCACCATGACTGTAGGACCCAGTCCTTATGGAGTTGCAGTCAACCCGGCGGGAACAAAGGTATATGTGACGAACGAAAACGACCACAATGTCTCTGTGATTGATACTGCCACGAACACTGTTACAGCAACCGTGAATGTAGGAAGCACTCCTTGGGGAGTTGCAGTCAACCCGGCGGGAACAAAGGTATACGTGGCGAACTATAACAGCAACAGCGTCTCTGTGATTGATACAGGCACGAACACTGTTACAGCCACCGTGCCTGTAGGAAGCGGTCCTTATGGAGTTGCAGTCAACCCGGCGGGAACAAAGGTATACGTGGCGAACTATAACAGCAACAGCGTCTCTGTTATTGATACAGGCACGAACACTGTTACAGCCACCGTGCCTGTAGGAAGCGGTCCTTATGGAGTTGCAGTCAACCCGGCGGGAACAAAGGTATACGTGACGAACAATAACAACAACAGCGTCTCTGTGATTGACATAGGCACGAACACTGTTACAGCCACCGTAAATGTAGGAAGCTATCCTTCTGGAGTTGCAGTAAACCCGGCTGGAACAAAGGTATACGTGACGAACGAATTTAGCAACAACGTATCTGTTATTGACACAGCCACGAACGCTGTTACAGCAACCGTGAAAGTAGGAAGCTATCCTGTTGGAGTCGCAGTAAACCCGGCGGGAACAAAGGTATACGTGGCGAACTATTTCAACAACAATGTCTCCGTTATTGATACTGCCACGAACACTGTCACAGCCAGCGTGAATGTAGGAGGACAGCCTATTGCTTTCGGTCAGTTTATAGGTCCTGAGGCAGGCTCGACTGTGGGCTACAGCGCCACTGTCGTAGGCGGACAGAACACTTATGTCCAGGCATCCAACGGCAACTTTGGCACAATACTTGCAGGACAGAGCAAAATAATCAATAACTCTGTTACCCTGAACAACACGGGCGATGCGACCGCCACCGTTGATGCAAGGTTGAGTGACAATGCTGGCGGTGTGTATGGACTTGTAAGTGGAAGCAACGTTCTCGGAGGTTCTAACTTTTCCCTTGCAATCACCAATACTGGAAACTGGACATCATTAAATGATGCCGGGACGAATGCCAGGGTTGCAACTGCGCCTGGCTTTGGCGCTTTAACAATACTTAACGCAAGACTCTTCGTGCCTCAAATGCAGCCGGGAGGAGCGTACAGCGGAACCGTGATTCTGACCTTTGGAAATTAG
- a CDS encoding YncE family protein codes for MKYLVRLLAVLAILLLAGSAGAAPFAYITNDDSNSVSLIDTATNTVTATVPVGSFPYGVAVNPAGTKVYVTNQNSNKVSVIDTATNTVSASVIVGSSPYGVAVNPAGTKVYVANLNSNNVSVINTATNTVSASVIVGSSPYGVAVNPAGTKVYVANYNNKSVSVIDTATNAVTATVNVGSYPLGVAVNPAGTKVYVANYNNNSVSVIDTATNTVTATVTVGTGPFGVAVNPAGTKVYVTNQNSNSVSVIDTATNTVTATVTVGSGTLGVAVNPAGTKVYVANVGSKNVSVIDTATNTVTATVPVGTSPVAFGQFIGPEAGSTVGYSATVVSGQNTYVQASNGNFGTILAGQSKIINNSVTLNNTGDATATVDARLSDNVGGVYGLVNGSNIIGASNFSLAKTNTGNWTSLNNAGTNARVATAPGFGALTVLDARLFVPQAQPGGAYSGTVILTFGN; via the coding sequence ATGAAATATTTAGTCAGGTTGCTAGCAGTGCTGGCAATATTATTGTTGGCAGGAAGCGCAGGCGCGGCGCCGTTTGCATATATCACGAACGATGACAGCAACAGTGTCTCTTTGATTGACACTGCAACAAATACTGTTACAGCTACCGTGCCTGTAGGAAGTTTTCCTTATGGAGTCGCAGTAAACCCGGCGGGAACAAAGGTATATGTGACGAACCAAAACAGCAACAAAGTCTCTGTGATTGATACTGCCACAAACACTGTGTCAGCCAGCGTGATTGTAGGAAGCTCTCCTTATGGAGTTGCAGTCAACCCGGCGGGAACAAAGGTATACGTGGCGAACTTAAACAGCAACAACGTCTCTGTGATTAATACTGCCACAAACACTGTGTCAGCCAGTGTGATTGTAGGAAGCTCTCCTTATGGAGTTGCAGTAAACCCAGCGGGAACAAAGGTATACGTGGCGAACTATAACAACAAAAGCGTCTCTGTGATTGATACTGCAACAAACGCTGTTACAGCCACCGTGAATGTAGGAAGCTATCCTCTTGGAGTTGCAGTAAACCCGGCGGGAACAAAGGTATACGTGGCGAACTATAACAACAACAGCGTCTCTGTGATTGACACAGCCACAAACACTGTTACAGCAACCGTAACGGTAGGAACCGGTCCTTTTGGAGTTGCAGTCAACCCGGCGGGAACAAAGGTATATGTGACGAACCAAAACAGCAACAGCGTCTCTGTGATTGATACTGCCACTAACACTGTTACAGCTACTGTAACTGTAGGAAGCGGGACTTTAGGAGTTGCAGTAAACCCGGCGGGAACAAAGGTATACGTGGCGAACGTTGGCAGCAAGAACGTCTCTGTGATTGACACTGCCACGAACACTGTTACAGCCACAGTGCCTGTCGGAACCAGTCCTGTTGCTTTCGGTCAGTTTATAGGTCCTGAGGCAGGCTCGACTGTGGGCTACAGCGCCACTGTCGTAAGCGGACAGAACACTTATGTCCAGGCATCCAACGGCAACTTTGGCACAATACTTGCAGGACAGAGTAAGATAATCAATAACTCTGTTACCCTGAACAACACAGGCGATGCGACCGCAACCGTTGATGCAAGGTTGAGTGACAATGTTGGCGGTGTGTATGGACTTGTAAATGGCAGCAACATAATCGGCGCCTCCAACTTTTCGCTTGCAAAAACAAATACGGGAAACTGGACATCATTAAATAATGCCGGGACGAATGCCAGGGTTGCAACTGCGCCGGGCTTCGGGGCATTGACAGTACTTGACGCAAGACTCTTCGTGCCCCAGGCGCAGCCGGGAGGAGCGTACAGCGGAACTGTGATTTTGACGTTTGGAAATTAG